TTGGCCGCAATGCCCCCCTGCTTCTCACCCTCATTGATGAGCTCGCCCCAGGGCAGCTTCCGGCTTTTGAAGGGTATTTCGCCAAAAAAAATGATCTTGCCAAAGGGATTCTCGCCATCCTCTTTAGCAAGGATAAAACCGCATTCTACAAGCTTCTGGCGCATGTTTTTGCCGAAGCCCCCCAGAGCATCGCCGACCTGCGCCTGCCAAACGACATCTTTGACCTCACTGCTGTGGCCCCGGCTTTTTCACCCGACACACTAAAAAAATTCCAGACCGTACCTGCGCCCTTGGTTTTTGCCCAGCACGAACTAGCCAAGTCCAACCCCGACGTCAAACTGATTCGCCGGGCGCTTATCCCGGAACTCGACACCCTGTTCCGCACGTTTCTATCCCAGGACGCCAAGCACCTGTCCGAAGAGGAAGTCCTTGAGGCAATGATTCTGCTTTCCCTTGTGGAATCTCCGAATGCAACCGCTTTTGCGGACGAGGCTTTTGTCCTGAACAAGCTGGTATCGGACTACTTTGGCGCAGTGATCGGCAATGGGAACACTGTCCTTGCCGAGCAACTTGCCGCCCAAAAAAAGGCCCTCGCCGCTGTCGAGGCCGATATGGCCATCGTCAAAACAGCAGCTACTCTTTCCGGATTCCTCAAGGTCTATGCCTCTCTGATCACCCTCTATCTGGTCGGCACCGCCATTCTGTCTTTGATGTATGCGTGCAATATGATTTTGCCTGGAAAAAACTTCAGCTTGCTTAATGGGTTGCTACATTTCAGTGAAGCACAGGCAAAGTTTATTATGTCCACCTTCGTGCTGCTGCCTGTCGGAGTCTTACAGCTTGTGTCTGCCCAATTTTTGCGGGGATTGATTGCCCGGGAAACCGTTACTCCCGGCTTGCAGGAATGTGTCGCCGCACTGGATGCCGAGTACCGGAAGAAATGAGGAGGTATCCTGATGCCGCCGGTCGAACAGGAGCAAACGTCGCCACCGCTACCGGCCAAGGCTCCACTTGACGACTATTCCGAGAGTGCTCCCGGTCGACAGTTTGCATGACACGGAAATGTGCAGAATGTATTTTCGGCAGAGAGACCTTTTTCAATGCGCCATCGCGCTTGTGTGCATAGCGCAGTACACGCTTCGGACCGGGAGTCCGGCCAAGACCAGACTCCCGGTCAAACGACCGGCGAGGAACGCTTCCATGCAAAAAAACCTGTTTCCGACCACCCTGTTGCTGTTGGGACTCGTCCTGGCTCTCGGCCCTGACCGCGCCGTCGCGCAAACAGCCGCCGATGACGTGGGGTATTCAACGGATTCCGCTGGTTCAGCGCCAGTGGCAGCACCCAGACCTTCCCCGCCTCCCCCCGGCCAGACAGCAACCGAGGAGCCGGCAAAGCCGCCCGCCCTAACCATCAACCTTGATGCCTACGCCAGATCAATCCAAGATTCGGATGTGCCTCCCCGGCAGCCATCTGTTCCTTCCGCCAGTGTCCCCCCGGTCCCGCTCCTGGTGCGGCCTGCCCCCGTCACCCCGCCACCGGCAACCGTCAGCCAGCCTTCGTTGGTAATGGCCATGCTGGAGAGCACGTTGCATGGAAACTATGCCGAAACCCTGGCCCTCAAGGCTCGCATGTCAAAAAAGGCCTTCACCCAGCGTTTCGACCGTGCCACGGCAAATAAGTACAGCCAGATGGGCAATGCCCTGCTCAACAAGCAGGATGACCCGTCCGGGGCAGTGCGTGCCTATGAAACGGCCTATGCCAACGACCGGTCCAGTTCGGAGATCAACGGCAGCTATGGCTACGCCCTGTTTCGCACCGGCAGGTTTGCCGAGGCCAGGGACATGGAGATGGAAGCCCTGGAAATCAGTCCGGGCTACGGGGCGGCCTGGTTCGTGCTGGGCCAGATTCTCGGTTATCTCAAGCAGGAGGACCTAGCCTATGCGAGCTTTGTCAATACCTGCCTCTTTACGAAAAACATGACCACGACCCTGGGATTCTTGGATCGTGAAAAGGACAAATACGGCGAAATCTGTGTGCAAAACGCCGCTGCAAAAGCCTTGGCCACCTGCCAACGATTGACCAACGACGAGACGTCGCAGCGCGCGCAGACGCCTGCATCGCCGGTTCTCCCGGCAGCGGTCCCCTTCAGGGACAGGCGCATCGGCAAGATCGACATCAAAGCAATCGTTCTTGGCAGCAAGCAGTTTCAGGGAATGCTGAGCAGTCTGGCAGACCTGCGCGGTCTGTCCGAACAGCAGCGGGAGCAGCGGATACAAACCATGGTGACCCCGCTTATCTCCACGATTCGTGGCCTCACCCTCCGTTTCGCTACCACCAACAACTACCAGCTCATCATCCCGTCTGACGAAGAAGCGACAATGCGCCGAGGAAGCGACCTGCAGCCTAGCGCGTTGGTCTTTTCCAATGTCGACAGCGCGTTTTTGACCTTTCTTAACAGCTTCCCGGGAAAAGACTTTCGAAAAACTGTTCCTATTGACGATCTGACCCAACCGATTCTCAAACAGCTCAACGGTATCTGATTTATTGAACCGGGCTGGCCCATGGCGATAAGCCGCATGCGGCGCACACGCTGGGTCAAGAGTGGGAACGAGTGCTTCGCCCCGGTCAATGCCCTCCCCTGGATCTTCACCCAGCTGACGCTTGCAGGGCTTTTCGTCGCGGCGCTGTCGTCTGTTGCGGTGAGACGGAGTCTTCCCTGATGCGGATGGCCTCGGGGGAAAAACCCTTCTCGACCCGACCGGGCAGAGCAGGAGTGTTTCTGATCTGCCTATACGGCAGTGAACATGGAGGCTGCGCCCTGCCTGCGCTGCGAGCATTTTCTGAGCTGTCTACGCGGTAGTAAACCATCCACACTCAACAACGCCGGTCCCGCACTTTTCTGAGCTGCCTACGCGGCAGTGAACGCTGCCTAGCTGTCCGGGCGGCCTTTTATTTTTTTCTGAGCTGCCTACGCGGCAGTGAACCCGCTGACGAGCTTGGGCCTGACGTCGGGGTATTTCTGAGCTGCCTACGCGGCAGTGAACGCGGCGATGGCGGCTTGCTTGGTCGTCTCATATTTTCTGAGCTGCCTACGCGGCAGTGAACACACGCCGGCCTCTTGCCACTCGATGGTGTCCTTTCTGAGCTGCCTACGCGGCAGTGAACGCTCACCTCTTGCTGCGTCATGCGTTCACTGTTTTCTGAGCTGCCTACGCGGCAGTGAACGTGGTCTGGTGTGGTCTGGTGTGACCACGTCTTTTCTGAGCTGCCTACGCGGCAGTGAACACCAGCTCCACCCACACGGTCTACGTGCGCGATTTCTGAGCTGCCTACGCGGCAGTGAACCATCCAGGAGGATATGAGCCACCTCCGAGCATTTTCTGAGCTGCCTACGCGGCAGTGAACTCCTACACAGGCCCGGACGCTTAGCGTCGTCCTGATAGCCATACACAGACCTGCTCAGACCAAAAACACAGCAGGCTCTCCGAAGACTCAGTCCATGCACAATGTGGACGTATGTGATCAACTCTCGCTTGTCGTCTGGCCTTACAACTTTTTTGCGATCACATCCTTCAGGGCCTGATTCTCCAGGCTCAGCTCGGCAAACATCTGCTTGAGGCGGCTGTGCTCGCTTTCAAGATCCTTGAGACGTCGCACATCGGATGCTTCCATGCCGCCGTATTTGGTCTTCCACTTGTAGAACGTGGTCGCGCTGATGCCGTTTTCACGGCAAATATCCGCGACAGGACGTCCTGCCTCAGCTTCCTTGAGCATCTTGACGATCTGCGTCTCAGAAAATCGAGATTTCCGCATCGCTCCCTCCTGGGGCGGGTTTGCCAGAAATCTCAACTTTTCGCTGGCCCTATTTTAGGGGAGGGTTACAGAGGCACCACGGCAGTGGCCTGCATTGAGACCGAGCGACGGTTTGTTGGTGTGGAGCTATCGAGCGAATACGCCTCGCTGGCAGCCGAGCGGATCGCTGCCGTCGAGCTTGCCCATCTTAAATCGTAGTGGCATCCTTGAACAGTCGCCTATACTCAAAATATACCCAAGAAGGGCGGCTACCGGCGTGAGGTCGCTTCAACCAAAATGAGAAGTCAGAGAGAGACAGAAGTTCTCACTTTGATTGAAACGATTTCTCATTTTGGTTGAGTGCTTACAATTGTCTTCCACGGTAACCTTAAATTTAAAAGTGGGGAGAGAATGGGGAGAAAAACACCCCAAACGCAAAAAGGGTTGGACCTCTTCAGTCCAACCCATTGATTTTTTTGGTGCTCCCGGCGCGATTCGAACGCACGGCCTATCGCTTAGGAGGCGATCGCTCTATCCTACTGAGCTACGGGAGCAAACGGAACGCATGAAACGATGTTCATGCTTCCTTCAGTTAGCATCGATCAATCATCAGGCAAACAAACGTAATACACTCATTTTAAACAATTTTATTTAATAACCAAAACTGGTTTTTCCAGCTTTCTCCGCGAAAACAGGCAATTGACGCGCGCCAAACAAACTTTACTATTTCCCCCGCAGCTTCTTGTCAAGAAAAGGACAAGACCAGGCCGCTTGCCTCGGACATGCGCCGTATCCCGGGCATAGGCGCAAAACCCAGGTCACGGTTTACAACAGGTTCAACCGGCGTATAACGGGACCAAGAGCTCCGGATACACCGCTCCATCGACCCAAACGGATACAGCCCCAGGGACCCTCTGACCAATCGTGCGCAGGGTCCCCGAACACAGGAGTTCCTCATGGCCAAACGCTTCCTCGTCACCCTCGGCAGCGCCTTCCTGTTCCTGGCCTGGACGACCATGGCCCAGGCTCGAATCCCCCTGCCGGACATTACCGAACTCGTGGAGAAGGACGGTCCCGCCGTCGTCAACATCTCCACAACGAAAACCATCAAGGCCCAGGAAGGCGCGCGCGACCTCTTCGAGCAGTTCCGCAACAAGCGCGGCGGCCCCATGGACGACTTCTTCGACCAGTTCGAAAAGCACTTTGGTCCCCAGGGACGCGGCAACGGCAAAGGCCAGAAGCAGCGCTCCATGGGTTCCGGCTTCGTCATCTCTGCCGACGGCTACATCGTCACCAATAACCATGTTGTTGACGGCGCCGACGAGGTCAAGGTCCAGTTCCGGCACAACGAAAAGCCTTTGACTGCCAAGATCATCGGCCGTGACCAGGAAACCGATCTGGCCCTGCTCAAGATCGACGGCAAGTCCAACCTGCCCTACCTGGAGTTCGGCGACTCGGGCAAGATGAAGGTCGGCGAGTGGGTGCTGGCCATCGGCAACCCCTTTGGCCTGGAAAACACCGTGACCCTTGGCATCGTCAGCGCCAAAGGCCGCATCATCGGGGCCGGTCCCTTTGACAACTTCATTCAGACCGACGCCTCGATCAATCCGGGCAACTCCGGCGGACCGCTGATTGATCTTGACGGCAAGGTCGTGGGCATCAACACCGCCATCGTGGCCTCGGGCCAGGGCATCGGGTTTGCCATCCCCTCGAACATGGCCAAGGACGTCATCGCCCAGTTGCGCGACGGCAAGAAGGTCCAGCGCGGCTGGCTTGGTGTGACTATCCAGGATATTGACGAGAACACTGCCAAGGCGCTTGGCCTGGAAAACACCAAGGGTGCGCTGATCAGCTCGGTCATCGAAGGCCAGCCCGCAGCCAAGGGCGGAATCAAGACCGGCGACGTCATCACCGCCGTGGCCGGCCAGAAGATCGAGAATTCCAATGAGCTTCTGCGCCATATCGCTGCTATCCGCCCGGGCGAATCCGTGGAACTCTCGGTCACCCGCAAGGGTTCTCCGGTCACTGTCAGCGTCACCCTCGGCGAGCGCGACGCCAAGAAACTGGCCCAGAATACTCCGGACCAGGGCGACGACAACGGGGCTGAAGGCGATCAGACCGCTTCCGCTCTCGGGCTGTCCGTGCGCAGCCTGTCGGCCAAAGAAGCCAAGGCCCTGGGCATGGACAAGGTCCAGGGGCTGCTGATAACGGAAGTGGCCGACGGTTCCGAAGCCGAGCAGGCCGACGTGCGTCCGGGCGACGTGATCCTGGAAGTCAACCAGCGCCCGGTGGCCTCTCCCGAAGACTTCAAGAAGGTCATTGGCGAGGACGGCAAGAAAAAGGGTGTGGTCATGCTGCTGATCAAGCGCCAGAGCCAGACCGTTTTCCGCACGGTCCCCCTTACGGATTCGAAGTAACCAGTACGACAACACAGCGCACCCCGGTCCCTGAGGATCGGGGTGCGCACAGGCTCATACCCATGGCGTCTTCCCCCATTCCCGCAGAGGAAATCGTTTTCCCGGTCCCCTGCAAGGTCAACATCCGCCTTGCCGTCGGGGCCAGACGGCCAAGCGGCTACCACGACATCGATACGCTTTTTCTGCCCCTGCCCGAGCCGGCCGACACCATACGGGTGCGTCGGTACGACGAGATCGGGGACATTGATTTCACCTGTTCCGATCCGGAGCTGGAAACCGACGACAACCTGGTGGTGCGGGCCTACCGGACCTATGCTGCGGCCACGGGCTTTTCGCCGCGTCTGGAAGTCCACCTGACCAAGCATATCCCCCACGGAGCCGGCCTTGGCGGCGGGTCCTCGGATGCAGCGGCGCTTTTGCGCTACTTAAACGACCGGGCCGGGGAGCCCTCTCTGGCCGCAACCGATCTGGCCGCCTTGGCCTTGACCCTGGGTGCGGATGTGCCTTTTTTCCTGCTGGGCGGCCCGGCCACAGCCACCGGAGTGGGTGAAACCCTCCTCCCGGCCGACCCCGGACTGGCCGGCTGGTGCGCCGTGGTGGTGTGCCCGTCAAGCCGCGTCAAGACGCCCTGGGCCTATGCCGCCCTGGACGCTTCCCGGACTTTGCCGCAAAAACACGGGGCAGACCTCTTGACAACAGTATTTGACGCCTCTAAAAGGGCGTTTTGCGTGACCGGTGCGCCCATGCGAAACGACTTTGAAGCCGTCGTCTTCGCCGCCCATCCCGAACTGGGACGGGTCAAGGAGCGCCTGCTGGCCCTCGGGGCGGCGGGCGCGCTTCTTTCGGGAACGGGTTCGGCCGTTTTCGGGCTTTTCCGCCAACGCCAGACAGCCACTCTGGCTCTGGCTGTCTTGTCGGGAAGCGGGCCACGCGCCTATCTGGCGCCGCTGTAGGGGCACGGACCGGGCAGCTGTTTTTTTTGATGTTTTTGTTGGGGCGTCGCCAAGTTGGTAAGGCACGGGGTTTTGGTCCCCGCATTCGAGGGTTCGAGTCCTTCCGCCCCAGCCATTTTTTTCCGTCACAAACGGTTTGCCGCCACAGGCAGGCCACCATAATACCCGAGGGTTGGCATGGCGCAAGGCGATCTGAAAATCCTGACCGGCACGTCCAATCCCGGACTGGCCGAGGCCATCTGCGACCATCTCGGCTGCACCCTGCTGCCGGCCAAGGTCGGCACGTTTAGCGACGGGGAAATCCGCGTCGAGGTCGGGGCCAATGTGCGCGGATCGGACATCTTCGTGGTCCAGTCCACGTCCTATCCGGTCAATTACAACCTCATGGAACTGTGCCTGATGCTTGACGCGCTCAAACGCGCCAGCGCCCGGCGCGTCACGGCGGTGGTGCCCTACTACGGCTATGCCCGTCAGGACCGCAAGGTGGCTCCGCGGGCACCGATCAGCGCCAAGCTCGTGGCCGACTTCCTGACCGTGGCCGGCATGAACCGCCTGCTCACCATCGACCTGCACGCCGGCCAGATCCAGGGTTTTTTCAACCTGCCCGTGGACAACCTCTTTGCCGCGCCCATCATGGCTGAGTATTTCAAGGAATTTTCCGGTCCCGACCTGTGCGTGGTCTCGCCTGACGCCGGCGGCGTGGAACGGGCCAGGGCCTTTGCCAAACGCCTGGGCGCAAGCCTGGCCATCATCGACAAACGCCGCGACGCGCCCAATCAGGCCCAGGCCATGCACGTTATCGGCGACGTCAAGGGCAAGTTGTGCGTGGTCCTCGACGACATGATGGATACGGCCGGCACCATGTGCCAGGCCGGCGTGGTGCTCCTGGACAACGGAGCCCGCGAGGTCATGGCCACCGCCACCCACCCGGTCCTGTCCGGCCCGGCCATTGAGCGCCTGGAAAGTTCCCCGTTCACCCAGATCGTGACCACCAACACGATTCCGTTAAACGACAAGGCCAAGGCCTGCTCCAAGATCAAAGTCCTGTCCATCGCGGGACTGCTCGCCAAGGCCATCCACAATATCCACACCGAATCGTCGGTGAGCGTGCTGTTTACCTGACCACGGGCGACGCACGGCCAGTTTGAAAAACATGTTTCGCCCCAGGGCGCAAAGGAGATACC
The DNA window shown above is from Desulfovibrio sp. TomC and carries:
- a CDS encoding DegQ family serine endoprotease, translating into MAKRFLVTLGSAFLFLAWTTMAQARIPLPDITELVEKDGPAVVNISTTKTIKAQEGARDLFEQFRNKRGGPMDDFFDQFEKHFGPQGRGNGKGQKQRSMGSGFVISADGYIVTNNHVVDGADEVKVQFRHNEKPLTAKIIGRDQETDLALLKIDGKSNLPYLEFGDSGKMKVGEWVLAIGNPFGLENTVTLGIVSAKGRIIGAGPFDNFIQTDASINPGNSGGPLIDLDGKVVGINTAIVASGQGIGFAIPSNMAKDVIAQLRDGKKVQRGWLGVTIQDIDENTAKALGLENTKGALISSVIEGQPAAKGGIKTGDVITAVAGQKIENSNELLRHIAAIRPGESVELSVTRKGSPVTVSVTLGERDAKKLAQNTPDQGDDNGAEGDQTASALGLSVRSLSAKEAKALGMDKVQGLLITEVADGSEAEQADVRPGDVILEVNQRPVASPEDFKKVIGEDGKKKGVVMLLIKRQSQTVFRTVPLTDSK
- a CDS encoding ribose-phosphate diphosphokinase, which translates into the protein MAQGDLKILTGTSNPGLAEAICDHLGCTLLPAKVGTFSDGEIRVEVGANVRGSDIFVVQSTSYPVNYNLMELCLMLDALKRASARRVTAVVPYYGYARQDRKVAPRAPISAKLVADFLTVAGMNRLLTIDLHAGQIQGFFNLPVDNLFAAPIMAEYFKEFSGPDLCVVSPDAGGVERARAFAKRLGASLAIIDKRRDAPNQAQAMHVIGDVKGKLCVVLDDMMDTAGTMCQAGVVLLDNGAREVMATATHPVLSGPAIERLESSPFTQIVTTNTIPLNDKAKACSKIKVLSIAGLLAKAIHNIHTESSVSVLFT
- a CDS encoding tetratricopeptide repeat protein; this translates as MQKNLFPTTLLLLGLVLALGPDRAVAQTAADDVGYSTDSAGSAPVAAPRPSPPPPGQTATEEPAKPPALTINLDAYARSIQDSDVPPRQPSVPSASVPPVPLLVRPAPVTPPPATVSQPSLVMAMLESTLHGNYAETLALKARMSKKAFTQRFDRATANKYSQMGNALLNKQDDPSGAVRAYETAYANDRSSSEINGSYGYALFRTGRFAEARDMEMEALEISPGYGAAWFVLGQILGYLKQEDLAYASFVNTCLFTKNMTTTLGFLDREKDKYGEICVQNAAAKALATCQRLTNDETSQRAQTPASPVLPAAVPFRDRRIGKIDIKAIVLGSKQFQGMLSSLADLRGLSEQQREQRIQTMVTPLISTIRGLTLRFATTNNYQLIIPSDEEATMRRGSDLQPSALVFSNVDSAFLTFLNSFPGKDFRKTVPIDDLTQPILKQLNGI
- the ispE gene encoding 4-(cytidine 5'-diphospho)-2-C-methyl-D-erythritol kinase — protein: MASSPIPAEEIVFPVPCKVNIRLAVGARRPSGYHDIDTLFLPLPEPADTIRVRRYDEIGDIDFTCSDPELETDDNLVVRAYRTYAAATGFSPRLEVHLTKHIPHGAGLGGGSSDAAALLRYLNDRAGEPSLAATDLAALALTLGADVPFFLLGGPATATGVGETLLPADPGLAGWCAVVVCPSSRVKTPWAYAALDASRTLPQKHGADLLTTVFDASKRAFCVTGAPMRNDFEAVVFAAHPELGRVKERLLALGAAGALLSGTGSAVFGLFRQRQTATLALAVLSGSGPRAYLAPL